The Natronobacterium texcoconense genome includes the window TTGCGAGTGCTCGGTTCGGAGCGAGTGGGCTTCCCGAACGAGGAGGCGCCCGAATCGACGAGACAGCGGAACCGCGTCTGCTGGCGGCCGAGTTGTTCCACGGGGACGGTGCTAACCAGCTTGATACCGTCGTACTCGCTATTGTCTGGGACGTCGATTCGACTCATTTCCTCACTTCGGATTAAAGCGAACGTGGGATACCCCGCCAATTCGAAAATCGCAAGAACGCGGCACGATTCGGGATTCCGTTTTACGAAGTTCCCGTGCACGTTCCGTTTACCTCGGGTCAATGCACGAAGGAGAATCGTCAGGCAGCGTCGGGAAAAGGATGCTCCGACGGGGATTTGAACCCCGGTCATTGCCTCGAGAGGGCGACTCTCTTCGCCGGTGATATGTCCACCGTTGAGCACTCCGATTATCCGCGAATTGGTGTATCACGTCCGCGTCACCCATGATTGATGGGTGCCTAGTATATAAAATGGCGTTGCGTTGCCCTCCAGGCAAGTTTCATTCGCCGGAATCAGTTTCCGGGCTGGCTTTTTACCAGTCTCCAGCACGTGGTCTTTAGATTGTCTTGGATTCCCTATAAGAAAGCTGCCTCAATAGCTCTCAAACTCGCACTATGAGCGATGAACGGTTCTGTGTGGTTGCTGGTGTCCCAGGTCATGACAGAACACGTAGCCCCGGTTCAGGGAGTCGGACCGGCTGATGAGATGCAATCTGTATGAGGTGACGTTATAAGGCCTAGTCTATCGACTTTGAACCGACTTCGTTCCGAACTCAGGGTAGCTATGCATCCTCAATCGGCGGCCGCAAATCCCGCCAGCGAAAATCGACTTGTTCACCAGTCTCTAACTCAACCCGATAGAGGTGGTTGTCCCGCATATCACCAGTAACTGCATCCGCATCATCAGTCAATAGCGCAGTAACACGGCCGTGCTTACCATGATACTCTTCATGATCTGGATCAGTCTCGTCAGGAATATCGATCCGGACACGGTCACCCGTCGAGAACCGCTGCATTACCGAAGCAAACGATACCGAAGACAATCAGAATTCTGGAATCACTACCACGCTGCCGAACACCACGTCACCCCATCGTTTCGACCGATATCTACACCCACGCAAGTTCCGCGTTATGCTGTGCGAGGTACTCCGGGTTCAGACTCTCATCTGCCATTGGGATTCGCTCACCGTCTTGTTCGATGATAGTTCGCTGTAACAGCTCGCTTTGCGTCTCGAACGACGGGTTCACTTGCAAACGGTAGTCTCGGTCAATTGTGAACACTCCGCGGTCAAACGCCGCGTGATGCGTCTTACTAAGCGGTAGCACGTTCGCCAAATCCGCCCGGTATTCCGGGAACTCATTCCGTGCCAACATGTGCGCGATGTCCAGCAGGCCAGGACGATCAACACCCGAGACCGGGAACTCTCCGTCATGCCGCAAAATCACCGTCGCACGGAACTCAGGATCAACTTCACGAGCGTGAATCGTCGTCGCGCACGTCCCAGCACTCATGCCGTCGTCGGTCATCGCTGGGGTCCATTCCGAGTCACTCCACTCCGCAACAGCATCTTCGACGAAGGACCGACCCTCGCCTGTCAACACATATGCGTCACCTCGTTCCTTAACGAGCCCCATACTTCGCAACCAATTCACTCGCTGACGCGCCATGTCCGTCTCCCCACGACTCCATCCCAACTCCGGGTGCGTGTCTAACTGCTGCTCACTCACCTCCTCGAGCGTCATCGGCCCGGCAGACAACGCATATAGAAGACTCCGAAGCCCGACATTGCGATCACACATGATCCAAAGCAATGTTCCCACATCACCCTGTTGAACGGACTCCCAGCCAGCGTCACCGATCCGCCACCGCTCATCCGCCTGCTGCAAGAAGCCGACCTGCCTAAGATAACTCACTCGGCGCATAATCGAATCCCGACTCGTCACATTCGAAAACGACCCGCGATGCCACCCAACGAGCTCATCTATCGTTGGCTGATGTGCCTCCACGAACTCAAGAACCGCATCCAATGTCTCAACATATCGCGTTCCACCACCAAACATCGGGACAATACTACGCAGACGATCCGGAGCCATACAGAAACAGTGGCAATGCCAGATGATGGTCCTTTTCTTATCAGAATTTATTACACTCCAACGGAACGACCCCCGGTTTCCTCGATCAAATTTACGAACGGTTGGAGCAAGACCTTCCCGTTCGCCGTCGTTGTCGTTGGCTGGTTATTTCCCATCAGTGTATTCCATTAACTGCATGATAGTGCAAGAAGGACAAATGACACATAGCACGACTAACTCGGAGATCTTCAGTTGACCACCAACAACTAGTCAACTGGGAGTCAATGATAGCGTTCACTCACGAGAAAGGCTGATTTTCTGTGGGGTCTTCGCCATAACCGTTCAATCCTCGACGGCGGACGCATCCGACTCAACTGAGAAATCGAGGATATCTCTCAGCGTATCGTCGATGTCCTCTCTGATGCCCTCGACATCCCCGTCGGAGCGCTCTCTTTTCTCGAGTTTATCGAAAAGTGCCGCCAGCCGATCAACGACTGATACCTCAAGTTCACGAGGGTCGATCACTGGTGCACTTTTCAGTGCGCCAAGCTCGATCTTCTCGAGACCGGAGTAAGATCGACTTACCTTACTAATCTCTTTCCGGACAATATTGCTGTTGAGATAGGCTAAGAGTGCCTTAACCGACTGTTCATCGGGCTCAAAATTGGGGTCGATGTTGTGGAAGTTATTGAGCGTCCGAACATTTGCCCCATTATATATGAATTGTGAGCCCGTTCGGCTCATGTATTTCGCGAGTATCGGGGCAGGATCGCGCTGGTCTACGCAGTACCACGGATTTCGACGATCGAAGAGTTCTCGATCTGTGTCGAACGCTTCCTCAGCGTACGAGAGGTACTCGTCAAGGAGATCCCTATCAACGAGCTTTTTTCCGTTTTCGTACGCATATAGGAGCCAGACATCTTTTCCCTTTGCTCGCCACTCTTCCCAGTCCTGCTTCGTGATTTCATAGCCAGGAATGTCTTGGGCGCTCTTGATGATTGGCTGGAGGAAACGGTCGGGTATGTTGTGCTCTTCCAAGTCGGCTTCATTCAGGCAAAAGAGATCATTGTTTCCTGTCGCGATACCGCGTTTGATCTGTGCGATGTCGCGGAACTCGCCCAGCCCTTTGATCTCGTCCATCTCGGTCGGGGAGAAATAGTGCTGCCAGTCGTCCTCCGGAGACAGAAGACGTTGGAGCAGGTCGACACGATAGCCATCTTCTTCCGGATCGTCTGGGAAATCGATATTAAGTAGTTCATTGATATTATCGATGTCCGGCCACTTTGGGAGGTTGATGAATGTTGTCTCGTGGTCTTCTGGCGCCTGCTTGTACTCTAAGAACACGAGGGTCGCTGTAGTCCGAACTCCACGGAAAGTGTTTTCATCCTCATCGAGTTGAACAATCGCATCGATCTGGAACCGATTGAGGAGATATTGCTTAAACGGAACACCAAATTCTGTTTTCATGAATCCGGACGGAATGATGAAGGCTAACCGTCCTCCTTCGGCGACGAATTGGGCAGCATGAGCGATGAAATATACATATAGCGGAGATTTGCCGTGGAAGTCAATCCCTGTCTCTCTAGAGACCGTTTGATTGGCGTTCGCTTTGAGGTCTGGCTCCAGCGCCTGCGATCGCGAATACGGTGGGTTTGCTACGACAGCGTCGACGGTCTCTGTTTGAACTCGACCACTCTCGGTCCAATCATGCGCCGTGAAATCCAGGAAATTCCCTTTCTCGAGCACTGGGCTTCCCGGCCCGTCGACGAGTTTGAGCGACACTGCCGCCATTGACACTGACAGCTCATCGATATCGTTTGCCCTGATGTCTTGGAGTGGTTTGTTCGCTCCCTGACGGAGTTTCTCAGATATGGCCGCAGACGAGAGCATGCCGGCGCCAACACCCGGGTCAAGCACGATGTCGTCTGCGTCGTCGATTGCCCACTTAGCTAGTATGTTGCTGATGTAGTTCGGGGTGGCAAATTGCCCCAAATCGCGTCGGTCTTCTTGTACAAACAGTCGTTCATACACCATACTGAGACTCTCTGCCGGATGTGATACCGCGCCGAGCGCGCTCCGGAGGGCTAGGACGGTTTGGATCTCCGTTTCAGTAAGTTCGACGATCAGGTTTGCTGGGACACTGAGTTCAAAACCTTTGTCCTGGGTGATCCGTTCGGCCTCAGCAAAGCGGGCTTGAAAGTCCGAATCTACAGATAGTTCCTCGAGTTCCTCGTGTTCTGGCTTGTGCAGCGAATAGAGAGCGCTCTTGAGATAGAAGTCGAAGATACATGTTCGGGACAGGATTTCCTTGGAGCGTTGGGAGTCGTCCATGTTCCGATCAGATAGCCACTGTTGGTGTCGGGTAGGAATCTCACCGGTGAGCGACGTCCGTTGACACAGGTCGGACGCAATGCCGTCGATCGTCTCGATAAGTAGACATACGACTTCCTGTTGGTCGACGTCCACTTCCCCGGAAGAGTTATGATCGATTGCCAATTGGTCTAACTTCCATTGGTAGGCAGGCCCAACTCGAGAACTTTTGATGATTCCGAGCGATCGGAGCGTTTTGAGCTTTTTAATTGTTAATTCGTAGGAGCAATCAACTATCGATTCGATATCAGTCGTATCCGCAGGTGCTGTCTCGGCGACAGCCGCGAGAAAATCGTGGAGGGGATACTTCAGTTGTGGCTGGTCTTCCCTTAGATCCCGACAAAGCGACATGCTTGTGAAAATACAGTCATCTGTAATGGTACTTTTGATCGGCGATGAATACCTTTGGAGAAGATCAGTCCTCAGGTAAGACTCACAAACATCTATGACTGATCGATGGCGCAGTAGTCACTCGGTTGCGGTGACCAAAGGTCCTAAATCCTAGATTCGACTCCGGAACTCGTCTTCGAAGGCACTGCAGGAATCGGGTTGGAAGTCGACTTCGATGGTTGCGTTGAAGGAGGCCGTAGTACTCGGCTTAAGATCACCTCGAACGAGGCAGACGCCGTCGATGGAGAGAACATTCTCGGTTATCTCGTCGGTGGTCACCAACGTAAGAGATGTCGTCTCCTGAAGATTTTCGCAGGTTTGAACGGCATTAGAGTGGTCAGCTGTCTCCGAGTCGGATTCGATCGTGAGTATCGTAACGTCGATATCGAGTTCCAGAAGATTGGATTCGATCTTCTCGACAAAGCGTGGGGTAAGTTCTGTACTCTGAATAAGCACCTCTTCACGGGCAAACGATAGGTAATCATGCAGCAGCCCTTCAGTATTGAAGCTACTCGAGAAGGTGTCTTTAGGAGTATCGACTGCTTGGAGAATTTCACTCAACGCACCGCGTCCCAGCGATCGACTACTGACGAAGGGGCGATCGAACGTAAGGAAGGAGCACTCCTGTGTTTCCTCGACACAATGTTGGCATCCATCCCAGCACAGCGGTGCATCGCGCAAGATGTCTCGAATTGAGTTTCGCGATTCGTCGTCCGCCACTTCAGCGGCGTCGACGTCACCCGAGAGCTCATCCAACACGTTTTCGGATGCGTCCTCATTTTCTTTCTCCTCTGTGAGATATTCGTACACCGCTCGACGGACTGATTTTGCATGTGGGTAGATGTGGTCTGAATCGAGTCCTGTAAAGGCTCGAGCCATCAGTTCGGCGTGCGCATGCTCTTCCTCGAAGTTTCTCGACTGCAACGAACTGTATTTACCTTGGACGTCTTTCTCGTGTGCGGTGAGGAACTCTACAACGGGCGTGATTAGATCGGCGACTGTCTCAAGCCCATTATCAGCAAGTTGGCCGGCAAATTCGGAGAGATATCCAAATCCACCAACTGCTGTTTCGAATACGACGATCCGGGTCTTATTTGACGTTGAGGTCTGAACGTCTGAGGCCGGATGCTCGAAATAGTATCCGAGATGGTCTTTCTCGGCGCCAAACCGCATGCACAATCGGTCCCGTAGAAGGTGCGAAAGCGTGTGCAAGAGAGTAACTTCGGCAAAATCACGTGCATCTTCATTCTCTTCGAAATCGACACGTCGTGCCTGCTCGCCAAGATTGGGGTCACCTTTGAGGCCAGCAGCAGCGCCCATTTTCATTTTGTCAAAGGCGTTGAATCCGTTCTTACGATCAACTTGATCTTTATCTTCATGATAGAGTAGATACTTCAGCCCAAGCCACTCCTCAATACGAGTCGAGGAGTCAATCACATCCAGAACAAGGTCTGTCAACACCTCCTCCTGGAAGTCAAGTTCGAGTGCGCTCACCTGCCGCATTCGGAACCCAATTCCTTCTTGGAGGAATACACTCCCACTCCACATATAGCTCGGCTGCGAGTTGAACGATACTTCATCAATGAAGGCGCGAAACTCGCCTTTGTCGGCTAACCCCAGCGAAAATAGCGGGCGATCGTGATATCGTACAGCTCCAATACGCTCAGGTTCACCGCCGGATGAATCCGCGTAGTGTTGAAGGACGGTTGGATATACCTTGTAGAGCCGATCGTATCGTCCGTCATGTCGATATTCGCTACAGCCACCCTCAGATTGTGGATTCTTTTGATGGGGACACTGGTGACGAACAGGACATTTATGCTTGCTTGAGGCGACGACAAAGGCTTTCCGACAGTGATTGGTGTGTGAGAGTGAATCGTGGCTATACTCCATATGGACTGGTGGGTACTGCCACGCATTCCTTGAATCGAGTGAGTCCTTCTCATAGATGACCTTACTCTCTGAACCTGATTCAAACTGTGAAAAATTCAACACCATTGGCTGTACGATGGTCTTATCGAATTCATCCAATGGGACTTCGTACTCATCTCGAGTCCCATGGCTGCGATAGCTCGAACTACCATACAGCCGATGGTCCTCTGCTTTTAGATAGCTTATCGGCGGAAGCAAGAGTTCGTACGGCTCTGTATTGCGCAGCTGGAATGGCGTATACCCGTAGAGTGCGCTAATACCTTTCTTACTCATACTGTATCTCCCTCCATCTCAAACTCAGGCTGCGGCGCTTCAAATGTTCCTGTGAAGTGGATTGAATTCTGAAGAATGGTATTCAGAACGGGGAAGAGATGTGCCCCTCTAGCACGCTGATACTCAGATACTAGTTCTTCGAACCGACTCAGAACGTGAGTTGCAGCTAAGACTTCCAGGTTCTGTCTCTGCAGTTCTTTCACTTCGTCGAGGAGTGACTCGATTTCGGACTTAAAGTTGTCCTCTCGTTTCGGTTCGAATCGCTGTACAGAGTTTGTCAGGTTTTCTGTAATCTGGTCCATGTGAAGATTATATTTCTCCTCAAGTTCTGCTGTTGATCCGTATTCCCCGCTCACCCAAACCATCAAATCCATGAATAATAGATCATGCATTTCGGATCGTTCGGGTACTTGTTCGATAGCTTCCCGGAGATCTTCCTCGTTCTCTGCAACCCACTGCTGCAACTGCCCTGGATCTCGCGTATACCACGCATGTCGGACTGTTTCTTCCAAATCATTCACAAGGTGTGTGATAGTCCGAAGAGATTCGGCAGTTCCCTTGATTGGTTCCATGTATTCATCCGGGAGTTCTGGGAGTGCTTCCAAATCTCGTCGAACAGATTCGAGTTTTCGACGGACCTGCCGAAGTTCATCGTAGTAGCGCTGGGATTTTGTGAGAATACGCTCAGGATCGATATCTGATGCATCTTCGGTGGTCTCATAACCCGAGATGATTGTGCGGAGTTGCGCTAGGAATTCCTCTCGCTGTCGTTCGAATGTTTCTCGGCGTGTGCTCTCGGGGTCGACAAACGATGCCGGAAGTTCGGTCGCCTCAACATAATCGACCAGCTGTTTTAAAAACTCGATCAGTTCATCCTTTGATTGGAGCCCATCGATCCCATCAGCATACGTTTCGTGGCCCTCTCGAGCCATCCGATGGAGCGCTCTCGAAAGAACATGTTGCACTTGGATTGATGCACTATTCCCAATTTGTGAGGGCGAGAGATTCGACACGTTCTCGAGTTCCTGTCGGAGTTCCTCGTCAAACATGTACATCATGCTCGAGGGAGACGATGAGAACTCGATAATCCCTAACCCAACTCGATAAGTATCGGGATTGCGACCTGCTCGACCGATCCGCTGGATTACGCCTTCGTTTTTCCCCGGTGGAAGTTTGTACTGGAGAACTGCCGCGACGCTATTCAGATCGACGCCCATTTCGAGCGTTGATGTCGACAGGAGGAGTCGTTTCCCACCATCAGCAGCATTAAATGAGTCTTCAATTTGGTTCCGTTCCAAGTCATGAAGTTCGCTGGTGTGGGTTCCGATGCTGTCCGCAAACGCGTTCATCGTATAATCCTGGAACTCACCGCGGTTCGACTCTTCCCATTCTGTAGGTAAGAGGGGCTCCCATGAGAACGGATCATCTTGATCGTACTCCGAATGCGTATGTCGGATGACCTCTTCCCCTCGGTTCCCGCTCGGCGACAAAATGTACTTTGCAATGTAACTGTACTGTCGGTTGATCTCGGCGATGCTATCGATAAAGTTCAGTGCCCGATAATTCCTTTTGGTACACCAGAGGTTCAGACACTGGACCATCGCTTCATTTAGCGTCTCTACACTCCGGTTCGGTGGTGGGAGGACGTAGTAGTGAACTAGGTGGCGTTCATCTTCAACGCCAGCTGCTTCAAGAACCTCTGAATAGTCGACGTGAGCGACTTTTCCCCTATCCAGTGTTGTGAGATTCTTCGCGAATTCAACTGGGTTTGAGAGTGTCGCTGATGAGAGAACGAACTGGGGAATTTCGCCTTCAGAGCCTGCCTCCTTCAACAATTGGAGAATATATTGGACATGCCCCCCTACATAGTTTGTGTAAATATGCGCTTCGTCCAGTACGATGTATTCTAAATCGTCGTATCGGGTTGCATTATCTCCTCGTGAACTACGAAGGCGGTGATACACCGACCAGACAGTACTCAACAAAATTGTCGGAGGCTCCTCTGCTATCGATCTCTTGGTTGGGAGGATATATTCGAATGTCTCCTCACAGGCAGGACATCGTACTTGTGGGACCCCTGTGACGGCATCAATGATGAGGTCATTATCATCACTCTCTTGATCGCATCTTGGACAAGTGATCCCAAAGAAGCTCTCTTCCTCCTCATCTGAGCTGAGGTCTTTTGGCGTATCACCATGATCGACGCCGACCGATATCGGTGGGTCTCCTGCTTCTTCGAGACGGTTATTCAGACGATCGAGTCGCGGCAGTAGCGTTGACAGCTGATCTCGGATTAATGCTTGTCGAGGATACAGCAGAAGCGATGATGTCTGTGTTCTTCCTTCCTGGTCGAGTGAATCAAGAGCGTGTTTAAATGAGGGAATCGAGAATGTAAGTGACTTCCCAGATGCAGTTGGCCCATCAAGTGTGAGGCATTCGTTCCTCTCATCAAGGATCTTTTTGATGGCCGCTGCCTGATGGCTCGATAGTCCATCGATCTCTGCGTCGCCCCCCTCAACAGCATAGGTAATGAGATCGGCCTTTTCATTGCTCACCCCTGCACCACAGAGCAAGTCGTGGAGATCTCGCTCTCCAAAGTCAGGAACTTTCTCGGTCTCGATAGAGATGTCGGACTCGAAGACTAGTGGATCGTTTTCGTGTTGATTCCGGATGTTCGAGAGTCTGTGTAAGAGGTCGAAGTGGCTCGATCGGTATCCAGCATCGAACTTCAGGAGCATATCGTCGTCAAGTAAATCAGCTGGCGAAGTTGCCCCCACAAGGCAGTCGGTGAGCTCTTCCTCGGTAAGATATGTTTCCTCTGGGGATAGCGATTCTCCGTGATTTCGATATAGTGACTCCTCATATTGGAGGATAGCTTGGTAACTCTTGATCGTCTCGGAATTTGGTGTTGTCATGTTAGAAATGGTTATCGTGTGTGTTGGGGGTCCTGTGGCTGTGCTGTCGGATCGAGTTCCGGTAGGATTCGATCTGCATCTTTATGCTCTCGGATAGGTTTAAATTCCGCGAGTCGGAGAAGAGGTTGTGGTAGCGTTGCTGTCCGACGTCGGCCAGTTCCTTTCTGCGGGTACACTTGCTTGAAAGCCTCTTCGACAGCGGCTGGAGAGTCATTATGTACGCGTGTGATGGTTTTTTGCCATCTCTTCACTTGGTCTGTTGAGCGGTCACCGTCTGTCCTGACCGAAATCACGAAGCCAGCTTCGATTAGTCCTCTGTAGAACGGGACTGCGGGTACGGCGTCCAGTCGACTCGCTGCTTGGGCGACACTCGACCAGGCTCGATGGAGGGTGTCGGGCGACACGTACATATTCTGTTCTCCGGTGTCCATGACCGCAAGTTCTGTGAGGGAGCACAGTAGCCGGAACGTAGCAATAATCAGCGCTGTTCGGGCACTATATGAATCTAAATCCAAGTTCCAGAGATCACGGATCTCCGCATTGAGGTTATCGTCCCCGGAATCGATCGCAATGCTCAAAATTCGATTCGTAGTCGTAAAGGCACCTTCGAAGACGGAATAATCGGCGTAAAACTCTGCTCTCCTCTCGTTTTCAAGGAGATCACGGTAAAATTCAATCTCAGTTGCGAGGAAGCGATAGTGGTCTTTTGACTCAATCTTTGCAGTTTCTCGGAGCTCCACAAGCGCGAAGTACCAGCTCATCAGTGCGAGTTCCGCAGACACTGATGTTTCCGGATCATCCGTAAGTATCGTCCGGAACCCTTCGTGACAAAGCTGGACGACCTCTTTCGACCCATATTCCAGCCCGTGTTCGTGAGTTACTCTAAGCTGCTTGAGACACATTAGTGCCGCATCTTCTTCATCCGATTCATGTGCCTTGCAAGCGAGTTCCGGAATAAATTCCACTAGTAGTGGACGGAAAAGCGATTCTCCCGATAGGTTCGTTTCATCGGGTAGTTCAACCAGTTCGTTGTTGCACTCTACGACGTCATCTTCTCGAACATCGCTTGCCTGAGTCGTGTCCACCTCTCGAATCAGGGGAAGGTTCGCGGTCTGAGTCCGATCAATAGTCTGGGTACTGGACGGCTTCCCGAGCTTAGTATCAAGGACTGACCGAGTGATCTCTTCGGCTTTCGTCGTCATTACTTCGACTCCGTTCGACCAGGTCGAATTCGAGCCGTCATCAATCTGGGAACACAGAAACTCGTGAAATCCCCGTAGTGGGTTCTCATCAATACGTCGGGACTCTCTCGTATTCCGTATTTCACTGAGATATTTGTCCGTAGTAATCCTGGTTTTGTAGGCAGCGATGACTCCTGACGGTGTCGCAAGCGTCAGGGAACGTATGGCGTACTCTGCAACAGCAGCAAAGCTCACGCCTGCTAGGACGATCATTGAGGCGGCTGTCGCAAGCCGTAGCGTTGGGGGGACTAGATCTGATACGACGAGTACTACTGCATTAATAAAGAGCGAAATACCGACTACGATCAGTGTCAGTTGGAGGTGGCGGTTTTCCGTGAATAGCCAGGTGAGTCTCGGTGAGTATTGGGGACTCGTCAACTGCACGCCGACATATGTGAGTGAAAATACAATCGCAACAACACTCGCCTGACTTGTGAACAGTACATCTGCGAGTGTCCCGGGAGCGTTTGCCGAGATAATCGGCCCATTGTACTTTGCAACCTTCCAACCGACCAGCGAGACCAACGCAAGGAGAGCCGCACCTATCCCGAAAATAGGGCTTATCTCACCAATCCGCTCATTCCAACCCGTCACCGAGATATAGCACCGTTTGAAATACTCGTTAATAAATATTGGAGTGATCCCGATGATTGAGTGCAGGCGTACTGCTTGCTAGCGAATTTATAATCAAAATTCGGTCGGATCTGAATCGGATCAACGCAGTAATTTTCGAGGCTTTACCTCGTTAGATTGTCCGGAGCTTCTCAGCTACTTCTGTCGGCGACTCGATACTGAAGTAGCGATACCCCAACCGCAGCAGCCGCTGCCGTTTCTCTTCGTCCTGCTGGGCGACGTGCTCTTTGTCGTGGTCCGGGCCGTCGACGAAAACTACGACCGGCTGTGGACGGGAGTCATCATCGTAGTAAAAGTCAGCTTGGACCACTGGCTCATCGCCGTCATAGATCGTCTCCTGTGCACGATCCGGTAGCGGGTAGCCTTCGTCTCGGATCGCCGCCAGAACCTTCCGTTCCAGTTCGGATTCACAGGCCTGTTGTAGGGCCCCAAAGCGATCTTCGTCACCACCATCAGTGAGTGGCACTAGCGTCATGTCGCTCGCACCATACAGCCAGGGCATGACGAGTTCCCGATCGAACAGGGGGTGCTCCCGCTGATTGTAGAACGACATCAAACACTCGTAACAGGCTCGCTCACACCCATCAGGATCGTTCGCGTGTAGGACGTCGAGGGACTCCCGGATTGAGCGTGCGAATCGATCCTTTTCAGGGTTAGTCAATTCATGCAGGGCACCGGCCCCACCCTCGCTGGTTTCGTGCATGACGATGGTCATCGCCCGCTCTGATTCTGGAGCGGGCTTGATGAATGTCGCGAGCTCTTCCTCATCGAGGTCAAACTCGACGAGTACCCCCTGATAGAGTGTTTCCTTGAGGGTTCGGAAGAATGACTCTGCCTGATCATTATCAATGTCGCCAGGGAGGGGCGTAGTCAGAGTAACCGTATCGTGATTTCCATCCGTGTACAACTCAATTCCCTCACGAATCGCCTCCATATCGGCGTTTGCGTAGCACTTCCCGTCGACGTGTTCTTCGATTTGATGATGACTTGTGAGCCAGCGCTTACACTCGGTACATAGGGCAAATCCTTGGAGTTCGTCATCGTCGCGGCCTCTGATGCCACTATTAACTGTGACGATCCGTGCATTTGGCTCGTAGGTTACCTGGGCTGAGACGCCATCGCCGTCGAGCTCGTAGATATGGGGCTGCCGCTGTTCGTAGTAGCGAGAGATCTCATATCCTTCGCGGCGGCGCTCTTCGTCATCACTGGTGATGTTCTCCTCTGGTTGGGCGCGCATATCCGGCAACGCCATCGTACTCGGGTTGGTGTGAATACCGCTGAATGACTCACCACAGGTAGGGCACCCGGCGGCCTCCTGGGCGTCGTCGCCCATCAGAATCGTCTCACAGGCCGGACAGACGATTTTGTGCCGGGTGACAGGCTCGGAGTCGCGGGTCTTCGGGCGGGCGTATTTGATGCCGTGGCGCTCGCCACGATAGTAGACGCTATTTCCAGGGGCGAACTCACGAATGGCCCGGGTCTCGTCGCGCTGGATATCGTCCTCCATTGTAGTGAATCCGAGCGTACAACTCGATCGTGGGAATCCGTAATTGGGAAGGAAGCCCTGTGAGCGGAGATACTGGTAGGAGTAGAATCGACGGCCACCATCTCGCATATCTTCGAGTCGGCGCTCGATCGCATCGCGCTCGCGGCGTTCAAGATACTCAC containing:
- a CDS encoding HNH endonuclease, giving the protein MAPDRLRSIVPMFGGGTRYVETLDAVLEFVEAHQPTIDELVGWHRGSFSNVTSRDSIMRRVSYLRQVGFLQQADERWRIGDAGWESVQQGDVGTLLWIMCDRNVGLRSLLYALSAGPMTLEEVSEQQLDTHPELGWSRGETDMARQRVNWLRSMGLVKERGDAYVLTGEGRSFVEDAVAEWSDSEWTPAMTDDGMSAGTCATTIHAREVDPEFRATVILRHDGEFPVSGVDRPGLLDIAHMLARNEFPEYRADLANVLPLSKTHHAAFDRGVFTIDRDYRLQVNPSFETQSELLQRTIIEQDGERIPMADESLNPEYLAQHNAELAWV
- a CDS encoding N-6 DNA methylase, translating into MDDSQRSKEILSRTCIFDFYLKSALYSLHKPEHEELEELSVDSDFQARFAEAERITQDKGFELSVPANLIVELTETEIQTVLALRSALGAVSHPAESLSMVYERLFVQEDRRDLGQFATPNYISNILAKWAIDDADDIVLDPGVGAGMLSSAAISEKLRQGANKPLQDIRANDIDELSVSMAAVSLKLVDGPGSPVLEKGNFLDFTAHDWTESGRVQTETVDAVVANPPYSRSQALEPDLKANANQTVSRETGIDFHGKSPLYVYFIAHAAQFVAEGGRLAFIIPSGFMKTEFGVPFKQYLLNRFQIDAIVQLDEDENTFRGVRTTATLVFLEYKQAPEDHETTFINLPKWPDIDNINELLNIDFPDDPEEDGYRVDLLQRLLSPEDDWQHYFSPTEMDEIKGLGEFRDIAQIKRGIATGNNDLFCLNEADLEEHNIPDRFLQPIIKSAQDIPGYEITKQDWEEWRAKGKDVWLLYAYENGKKLVDRDLLDEYLSYAEEAFDTDRELFDRRNPWYCVDQRDPAPILAKYMSRTGSQFIYNGANVRTLNNFHNIDPNFEPDEQSVKALLAYLNSNIVRKEISKVSRSYSGLEKIELGALKSAPVIDPRELEVSVVDRLAALFDKLEKRERSDGDVEGIREDIDDTLRDILDFSVESDASAVED
- a CDS encoding DEAD/DEAH box helicase → MTTPNSETIKSYQAILQYEESLYRNHGESLSPEETYLTEEELTDCLVGATSPADLLDDDMLLKFDAGYRSSHFDLLHRLSNIRNQHENDPLVFESDISIETEKVPDFGERDLHDLLCGAGVSNEKADLITYAVEGGDAEIDGLSSHQAAAIKKILDERNECLTLDGPTASGKSLTFSIPSFKHALDSLDQEGRTQTSSLLLYPRQALIRDQLSTLLPRLDRLNNRLEEAGDPPISVGVDHGDTPKDLSSDEEEESFFGITCPRCDQESDDNDLIIDAVTGVPQVRCPACEETFEYILPTKRSIAEEPPTILLSTVWSVYHRLRSSRGDNATRYDDLEYIVLDEAHIYTNYVGGHVQYILQLLKEAGSEGEIPQFVLSSATLSNPVEFAKNLTTLDRGKVAHVDYSEVLEAAGVEDERHLVHYYVLPPPNRSVETLNEAMVQCLNLWCTKRNYRALNFIDSIAEINRQYSYIAKYILSPSGNRGEEVIRHTHSEYDQDDPFSWEPLLPTEWEESNRGEFQDYTMNAFADSIGTHTSELHDLERNQIEDSFNAADGGKRLLLSTSTLEMGVDLNSVAAVLQYKLPPGKNEGVIQRIGRAGRNPDTYRVGLGIIEFSSSPSSMMYMFDEELRQELENVSNLSPSQIGNSASIQVQHVLSRALHRMAREGHETYADGIDGLQSKDELIEFLKQLVDYVEATELPASFVDPESTRRETFERQREEFLAQLRTIISGYETTEDASDIDPERILTKSQRYYDELRQVRRKLESVRRDLEALPELPDEYMEPIKGTAESLRTITHLVNDLEETVRHAWYTRDPGQLQQWVAENEEDLREAIEQVPERSEMHDLLFMDLMVWVSGEYGSTAELEEKYNLHMDQITENLTNSVQRFEPKREDNFKSEIESLLDEVKELQRQNLEVLAATHVLSRFEELVSEYQRARGAHLFPVLNTILQNSIHFTGTFEAPQPEFEMEGDTV